A genomic segment from Triticum dicoccoides isolate Atlit2015 ecotype Zavitan chromosome 1A, WEW_v2.0, whole genome shotgun sequence encodes:
- the LOC119275108 gene encoding putative glycine-rich cell wall structural protein 1, whose protein sequence is MASKVSASCGLFLALNLLLFAVTSACPSCGDSGNNGGHGSSGGGRGGGGGGGSGGGGHGGGGGGGHGGGGGGYGGGSGGGSSGGGIIGGGPGGGIIGGVPGGGIIGGGSGGGGSGGGGGGGGGYGGGGGGGTSGWYGKCPTDALKLHVCANVLDLIKAKVGVPPLNDRCCPLLNGLVDLDAAICLCTAIKADVLGIHINLPIHLSLILNFCGKGVPTGFMCPN, encoded by the coding sequence ATGGCGTCCAAGGTATCGGCTTCATGTGGCCTCTTCCTTGCCCTTAACCTCCTCTTGTTTGCAGTGACCAGTGCCTGCCCAAGCTGCGGCGACTCGGGCAACAATGGTGGCCACGGGAGCAGCGGCGGCGGGagaggtggtggcggtggaggtggcagcggcggaggagggcatggaggcgggggcggcggaggccatggaggcggcggcggcggatatgGAGGCGGAAGCGGTGGAGGAAGTAGCGGTGGTGGGATCATTGGCGGCGGTCCAGGTGGTGGCATCATCGGCGGGGTCCCTGGTGGCGGGATCATCGGCGGCGGGAGCGGTGGTGGTGgaagtggcggcggcggtggtggcggtggcgggtatggaggaggaggcggcggcgggacgAGCGGGTGGTACGGCAAGTGCCCGACGGACGCGCTGAAGCTGCACGTGTGCGCCAATGTGCTGGATCTGATCAAGGCGAAGGTGGGCGTGCCTCCGTTGAACGACCGGTGCTGCCCGCTGCTCAACGGGCTCGTCGACCTGGACGCCGCCATCTGCCTCTGCACCGCCATCAAGGCCGACGTGCTAGGCATCCACATCAACCTTCCCATCCACCTCAGCCTCATCCTCAACTTCTGCGGCAAGGGCGTCCCGACCGGCTTCATGTGCCCTAACTAA